A portion of the Salinigranum marinum genome contains these proteins:
- a CDS encoding PQQ-binding-like beta-propeller repeat protein: MSAGTRQSLATLAVVAVVVIASVAGVTAVASAADTTQPTASATVDDATLFLGSWAAFDASGSTDNVGVDSYSWEFGDGTTGTGPTPNHTYTSPGEYTATVTVSDAAGNTDTATVTVTVENTNPTYHGGPARLGNYPNQQGPSSTPEEVWNLTDGTPLVMQPTIVDGTLYVAFHDGGKLYALEPETGAEQWSATPGGSSGSTWTTPTYANGVLYIGTNDYKLHAIDAATGTELWNYSTQTNVRSAPAVVDGVVYFGSNDGNMTAVDASTGKELWYYTEYQPVLVESNPAVVDGVVYFGSDADNVTALDADTGAKLWNFSTVDEVQSDPTVVDGTVFIGSDSTSGETSGDGQVYALNATDGTKRWNHTMPGDVDAGVAYADGIVYAGSRGGTLDALNATDGSVEWSVAGQDFRGAPVIAGGVLYISDFGNSTVHAFDATTGDELWWYDSPTGNLYATPLVWNGSLYYGSVSHFYALGSPLVSSIAVTNPESQNVTVTVETVEQLSSIDVSISGAETASVALGDFTETQNEGTYVYTHTHEGSTDGTYTATVDSASGTGGSSDSGQSDSVAVDTTTPVISGFSATNAPGRDVSVTFDSDESLGTIAVGISGAETASLKTADFSESGNGPYSYTATYSGSVDGDYTATLTTATDAADNDGAAAQSDTVTVDAGAPDVANYSVANPTGAFVNVSFDANESLSTISVSVTGPETETLTETSFSESFDGERNRYNYTATTQVGTSGDYTATLDSAVDGAGKDGASGESGTVTIDASTPTISSYTVTNPSAKDVQVSFDADERIDSVGATVSGAESATLGTVDFTETDNGDGTYTYAATYSGSADGSYTVTLDWAQDAAGNDGASGQSDSVPIGQAVVSSSMAYVSGSKPTMNDLALDASFSGGLLQVQVKNDTASVFDFSTEEDYELAGHGADSTTVLRLNLTVSGFVPRALIGSARNVTWTRTNNGDGTWNVSIEGSPAAVESYFASDGSTPQTWDGTIQANESQDAAMTFAVDDLGVMSATYRERLNGSVMTTDAQEFGAPVYNATGSNDKVELLVSAPHFAKDGSVNDGFFEAYLPPAILTDWGVTAADLTGQFDDADHESTVTATNDGGARVDFDIHYSEGNAAVTIDTTPPTISSFAVTTPASDELTVTLSADSRLSTLSVGVSGPETATLTLGDFTESGSGPYTYTGTFTPSTSGDYTATLDTAADAAGNDGAGGESASASLTVASSSAGSSGSSDSDSGSGDDTETTEFTDDTSSGTTVSVSDDTSGDEATDSDSESTGDEPVASESAPDRKRIEVSGARANVPVRIKLSQDAAGEGNTGAASDEAPPDGSAVPDEPSRQNVRADGLDLTLTRGRDASLTVETREATPLTSGSDGQDTTVDRTTEKFDDTDRRFVTETGARPLGYIEVGHDVPDTEISAVTHHFRVRKSYLDAAEVGSDEVQLYRDETTGWRGLETNVVDETDEFYVFAADSPGLSLFTIGVRTATFDLQEVEIVGDRARAPGDELVVEATVTNVGNEAGSYTASLGLDDDSVAETTIDLAPGATRTIRLRTTLPETVGDRVVTLGSREVARLSIGRPTNTKRIETDISVTGGTEPTPDGGAESVDGDTGQSGSIPTVLLIVVSLGSLIGAGWAWRRRERSE; this comes from the coding sequence GTGAGCGCCGGGACACGGCAGTCGCTCGCGACGCTCGCAGTCGTCGCCGTGGTCGTCATCGCGAGCGTAGCTGGCGTCACGGCTGTCGCGAGCGCTGCCGACACGACACAGCCGACTGCGAGCGCGACCGTCGACGACGCGACGCTCTTCCTGGGGAGCTGGGCTGCGTTCGACGCCAGCGGCTCGACGGACAACGTCGGCGTCGACAGCTACTCGTGGGAGTTCGGTGACGGCACCACGGGAACCGGCCCGACGCCGAACCACACGTACACGAGTCCGGGCGAGTACACCGCGACGGTGACAGTGAGCGACGCCGCCGGGAACACGGATACGGCGACGGTGACGGTCACCGTAGAGAACACCAACCCCACCTACCACGGCGGGCCAGCGCGTCTCGGTAACTACCCGAACCAGCAGGGGCCATCGTCGACCCCAGAAGAAGTCTGGAACCTCACCGACGGGACGCCGCTGGTGATGCAGCCGACTATCGTGGACGGAACGCTGTACGTCGCGTTCCACGACGGCGGGAAACTGTACGCGCTCGAACCCGAAACCGGCGCAGAACAGTGGAGCGCCACGCCAGGCGGGTCGTCGGGCTCGACGTGGACCACGCCCACGTACGCGAACGGCGTGCTCTACATCGGTACCAACGACTACAAGCTCCACGCGATCGACGCCGCGACCGGCACCGAACTGTGGAACTACTCGACACAGACCAACGTTCGCTCGGCTCCGGCTGTGGTCGACGGTGTCGTCTACTTCGGCAGCAACGACGGCAACATGACCGCAGTCGACGCTTCGACCGGCAAGGAGCTGTGGTACTACACCGAGTACCAGCCTGTCCTCGTCGAATCGAACCCCGCGGTGGTGGACGGCGTCGTCTACTTCGGGAGCGACGCCGACAACGTCACCGCACTCGACGCCGACACGGGGGCGAAACTCTGGAACTTCTCTACGGTCGATGAGGTCCAGTCCGATCCGACCGTCGTCGACGGGACCGTCTTCATCGGGAGTGACAGCACGTCGGGCGAAACGTCCGGTGACGGCCAGGTGTACGCGTTGAACGCCACCGACGGTACCAAGCGGTGGAATCACACGATGCCTGGCGACGTCGACGCCGGTGTGGCGTACGCCGACGGCATCGTCTACGCCGGGAGCCGAGGGGGGACCCTCGATGCGTTGAACGCCACCGACGGCAGCGTCGAGTGGAGCGTCGCCGGGCAGGACTTCCGTGGCGCGCCGGTCATCGCGGGCGGCGTCCTCTACATCAGCGATTTCGGCAACAGCACGGTCCATGCGTTCGACGCGACGACCGGCGATGAGCTGTGGTGGTACGACTCGCCGACGGGTAACCTGTACGCGACGCCGCTGGTGTGGAACGGCTCCCTCTACTACGGGAGCGTTTCGCACTTCTACGCCCTCGGGTCGCCGCTGGTGTCGTCCATCGCCGTCACGAACCCCGAGAGTCAGAACGTCACCGTCACCGTCGAAACCGTCGAACAGCTGAGTTCGATCGACGTGTCGATCTCCGGTGCGGAGACGGCGTCAGTCGCGCTGGGCGACTTCACCGAAACCCAGAACGAGGGGACATACGTCTACACCCACACCCACGAGGGCAGCACGGACGGGACGTACACCGCAACGGTCGACAGCGCGTCGGGCACCGGAGGCAGTAGCGACAGCGGACAGTCCGACAGCGTCGCCGTCGACACGACGACGCCAGTGATTTCGGGGTTCAGCGCGACGAACGCCCCCGGGCGGGACGTCTCGGTCACGTTCGACTCGGACGAGTCGCTCGGCACCATCGCGGTCGGTATCTCGGGCGCAGAGACCGCGTCGCTCAAAACCGCCGACTTCTCCGAGAGCGGAAACGGCCCGTACAGCTACACAGCGACGTACAGCGGGAGCGTCGACGGCGACTACACCGCGACGCTCACGACCGCCACTGACGCCGCCGACAACGACGGTGCCGCCGCCCAGAGCGACACAGTCACGGTCGACGCCGGGGCTCCGGACGTCGCCAACTACAGCGTCGCCAACCCGACGGGCGCGTTCGTCAACGTGAGCTTCGACGCGAACGAGTCGCTCTCGACGATCTCGGTTTCGGTGACCGGTCCCGAGACGGAGACGCTCACGGAGACGTCGTTCTCCGAGTCGTTCGACGGGGAGCGGAACCGGTACAACTACACGGCGACGACCCAGGTCGGTACGAGCGGAGACTACACGGCGACGCTCGACAGCGCCGTCGACGGCGCGGGCAAGGACGGCGCCTCGGGCGAGTCGGGCACCGTCACGATCGACGCGAGCACGCCGACGATCTCGTCGTACACCGTCACCAATCCCTCCGCAAAGGACGTCCAGGTGTCGTTCGACGCCGACGAGCGGATCGACTCCGTCGGGGCCACCGTTTCGGGCGCGGAGTCGGCCACGCTCGGGACCGTCGATTTTACCGAGACGGACAACGGAGACGGGACGTACACGTACGCGGCGACGTACTCCGGGAGCGCGGACGGGAGCTACACGGTCACCCTCGACTGGGCGCAGGACGCCGCCGGTAACGACGGCGCCAGCGGGCAGAGCGACAGCGTCCCGATCGGACAGGCGGTCGTCTCGTCGAGCATGGCGTACGTCTCGGGGTCGAAGCCGACCATGAACGACCTCGCGCTCGACGCCTCGTTCTCCGGCGGGCTCCTGCAGGTGCAGGTGAAGAACGACACGGCGAGTGTGTTCGACTTCTCGACCGAGGAGGACTACGAACTCGCCGGCCACGGTGCCGACTCGACGACCGTGCTCCGGCTCAACCTCACCGTCTCGGGGTTCGTCCCGCGGGCGCTGATCGGCAGCGCCCGTAACGTGACGTGGACGCGGACGAACAACGGTGACGGCACCTGGAACGTCTCGATCGAAGGATCACCGGCGGCCGTCGAGTCGTACTTCGCCTCGGACGGGTCGACGCCGCAGACGTGGGACGGGACGATCCAGGCGAACGAGTCACAGGACGCGGCGATGACGTTCGCCGTCGACGACCTCGGCGTGATGAGCGCGACCTACCGCGAGCGGCTGAACGGGTCGGTCATGACGACAGACGCACAGGAGTTCGGTGCACCCGTCTACAACGCGACGGGATCGAACGACAAGGTCGAACTCCTCGTGAGCGCGCCGCACTTCGCGAAGGACGGCTCGGTCAACGACGGCTTCTTCGAGGCGTACCTTCCGCCGGCCATACTCACTGACTGGGGAGTCACCGCGGCGGACCTCACCGGCCAGTTCGACGACGCCGACCACGAGAGCACGGTCACGGCGACGAACGACGGCGGCGCGCGGGTCGACTTCGACATCCACTACTCCGAGGGGAACGCAGCGGTGACCATCGACACGACGCCCCCGACCATCTCGTCGTTCGCGGTCACGACGCCGGCGAGCGACGAACTCACGGTGACTCTTTCGGCGGACAGCCGGCTATCCACGCTCAGCGTGGGCGTGAGCGGCCCGGAGACGGCGACCCTCACGCTCGGCGACTTCACCGAGTCCGGGAGCGGCCCCTACACCTACACCGGGACGTTCACGCCGTCGACGAGCGGTGACTACACCGCGACGCTCGACACCGCTGCCGACGCCGCCGGAAACGACGGTGCTGGCGGCGAGTCGGCGAGCGCGAGTCTGACCGTGGCGTCGTCCTCGGCCGGGAGCAGCGGATCGAGCGACAGCGACAGTGGAAGCGGAGACGACACCGAGACAACGGAGTTCACCGACGACACGTCCAGCGGGACGACCGTGTCAGTCAGCGACGACACGTCCGGCGACGAGGCCACTGACAGTGACTCCGAGTCGACCGGTGACGAACCGGTCGCGTCCGAGTCGGCTCCCGACCGCAAGCGGATCGAGGTCAGCGGTGCTCGGGCGAACGTTCCGGTGCGTATCAAGCTCTCACAGGACGCCGCCGGTGAAGGGAACACCGGAGCAGCGTCCGACGAGGCACCACCCGACGGTTCCGCGGTTCCCGATGAGCCGTCGCGTCAGAACGTCCGGGCCGACGGCCTCGACCTGACGCTCACGCGCGGCCGCGACGCGTCGCTGACCGTCGAGACGCGGGAAGCGACGCCGCTGACGAGCGGCTCCGACGGGCAGGACACGACGGTGGACCGGACAACCGAGAAGTTCGACGACACGGACAGACGGTTCGTGACCGAGACGGGGGCTCGGCCGCTGGGGTACATCGAGGTCGGTCACGACGTGCCGGACACCGAGATCAGCGCCGTGACTCACCACTTCCGCGTCCGGAAATCGTACCTCGACGCCGCCGAGGTCGGGTCCGACGAGGTCCAGCTATACCGTGACGAGACCACCGGCTGGCGCGGACTGGAGACGAACGTCGTCGACGAGACGGACGAATTCTACGTCTTCGCGGCCGATTCGCCTGGCCTGTCCCTCTTCACCATCGGAGTCCGCACCGCGACGTTCGACCTCCAAGAGGTCGAGATCGTCGGAGACCGTGCTCGCGCGCCCGGCGACGAACTGGTCGTCGAGGCGACGGTCACGAACGTGGGTAACGAGGCAGGTAGCTACACCGCCTCGCTCGGTCTCGACGACGACTCCGTCGCGGAGACGACCATCGATCTCGCGCCAGGAGCGACCCGGACGATCCGACTGCGAACGACGCTCCCCGAGACGGTGGGGGACCGTGTCGTTACCCTCGGCTCCCGAGAGGTCGCGCGGCTGTCGATCGGCCGTCCCACGAACACCAAGAGGATTGAGACGGACATCTCGGTGACCGGTGGCACGGAGCCAACGCCCGATGGCGGGGCCGAATCAGTCGACGGCGACACCGGTCAGTCGGGGTCCATCCCGACGGTCCTCCTGATCGTCGTCTCGCTCGGGTCGCTCATCGGGGCCGGCTGGGCGTGGCGACGGCGCGAACGCAGTGAGTGA
- a CDS encoding DUF433 domain-containing protein: MATQQYRIVSAEDSEIHGEPHIEGSRVTVRDVHGRVEERGLAPERVAERYNLDIADIYEALAYYHNNPEEMRRVEKRHERAATEAKARSSLTPPDR, encoded by the coding sequence ATGGCGACCCAGCAGTATCGAATCGTCTCCGCCGAGGACTCAGAGATTCACGGGGAGCCCCACATAGAGGGGAGCCGCGTCACCGTCCGAGATGTGCATGGGCGCGTCGAAGAGCGCGGACTCGCCCCCGAGCGAGTCGCCGAGCGATACAACCTGGATATCGCAGACATCTACGAGGCGCTCGCGTATTATCACAACAATCCCGAGGAGATGCGGCGGGTCGAGAAGCGCCACGAGCGAGCCGCCACCGAAGCGAAAGCGCGGTCGTCACTCACGCCACCCGATCGCTGA
- a CDS encoding DUF5615 family PIN-like protein yields the protein MAYRLILDENVEREVFHRLENYGHDVEHVDFVPELGKGTADHPIAQYSLDTDRVIVTYDDDFVPSAAITSTMVRGTV from the coding sequence ATGGCGTATCGGCTCATCCTCGACGAAAACGTCGAACGTGAAGTGTTCCATCGGCTTGAGAACTACGGGCACGACGTCGAGCATGTCGATTTCGTGCCCGAGCTCGGGAAGGGGACTGCCGACCATCCGATCGCGCAGTATTCGCTCGACACTGATCGTGTGATTGTGACGTACGACGACGACTTCGTACCCAGCGCAGCCATCACGTCGACGATGGTCCGTGGGACGGTCTGA
- a CDS encoding nucleotidyl transferase AbiEii/AbiGii toxin family protein codes for MISQDRLRVLARELGVRQGYAEKNYVNSWLLWGIFTSDYGDNLLFKGGTALSKLYFPRSWRYSEELDFGVAGQYQGSKSELRALLETVTDRSGIEFTIREHHESRQEHYPTHYVDISIQYRAVLGHPNTTSIDVMVDKHVALEPVQHTHAYEDIPEFDLQAYSVEEIFAEKLRAIYQRGAARDYYDLYQLLETESVTIDFAEVQPAFEAKCEHDGLTVDLSGGLPEDQRDEIRQQWETTLPDLTGEPPAFETVWERLDTTISQQGSP; via the coding sequence ATGATCAGCCAAGATCGGCTCCGGGTTCTCGCTCGTGAGCTCGGCGTCCGCCAGGGGTACGCCGAGAAGAACTACGTGAACTCCTGGCTTCTCTGGGGCATCTTCACCAGCGACTACGGTGACAATCTCCTGTTCAAGGGCGGTACCGCGCTGAGCAAGCTGTATTTCCCGCGCTCGTGGCGGTACTCCGAGGAGCTTGACTTCGGCGTCGCAGGCCAGTATCAGGGGTCAAAGAGCGAGTTGCGAGCGCTACTTGAGACGGTCACCGATCGCTCCGGAATCGAGTTCACGATTCGAGAGCATCACGAATCCCGGCAGGAGCATTATCCAACCCACTACGTCGACATCAGCATCCAGTATCGTGCTGTCCTCGGCCATCCCAACACGACCAGCATCGACGTGATGGTCGACAAGCACGTCGCCCTCGAACCGGTCCAGCATACCCACGCCTACGAGGACATCCCCGAGTTCGACTTGCAGGCCTACAGCGTTGAGGAAATTTTCGCGGAAAAGCTTCGCGCGATCTACCAGCGGGGGGCTGCTCGCGACTACTACGACCTCTACCAGTTGCTCGAAACCGAGTCGGTCACAATTGACTTTGCCGAGGTTCAACCCGCGTTCGAGGCGAAGTGCGAACACGATGGACTCACCGTCGATCTGTCGGGGGGACTTCCGGAGGACCAGCGGGACGAGATCCGCCAGCAGTGGGAGACGACACTCCCGGACCTCACCGGCGAACCGCCAGCGTTCGAGACGGTCTGGGAACGGTTGGACACGACGATCTCGCAGCAGGGGTCGCCGTAG